From a single Eremothecium sinecaudum strain ATCC 58844 chromosome III, complete sequence genomic region:
- the CRN1 gene encoding coronin (Syntenic homolog of Ashbya gossypii AER114W; Syntenic homolog of Saccharomyces cerevisiae YLR429W (CRN1); 1-intron in Ashbya gossypii), with product MSGKFVRASKYRHVFGQAAKKELYYENLKVTINAWDSNLIKTNGKYISVNWKASGGGAFAVIPVEEVGKAPDQIPLFRGHKAHILDTDFDPFNEQIIASGSDDGKIGIWKIPENYSFHSYYDEDGNIKDISPVKFLLGHTRKVGHVLFHPTASNILASSSLDYTVRIWNVETGENVITLMHPDMVTSMTFSYNGDYLATVCRDKILRVWDIRRAEVISEGQGHTGPKNQRIVWLGDSGRLATTGFSKLSDRQIAIWDAFNLEEGNLGGFYNVDQSSGILMPFYDDSNKILYVAGKGDGNIRYYEFQDDELFELSEYQSVDPQRGFAVAPKKCVNVKDNEVVRAYKTVRDHCIEPISFVVPRKAEVFQDDIYPDAPSGVPALTAEEWLDGKSVEGPVLFSVKALYDGFQPTETGLQKRNTGSSVARSISMNVPRSTSQSPQKLIIKEPKSSPVYSSHKAKRSLDNALKNNQNVDKILQKACDFDELNRAENPAKDTSGWESDDEKCLSPRLSENAVNLEPVMEKSASLSPVLTIEKKNSIRRTPSVSPKKSAELSPKKDLQKLEQSPTRESPTSNSHSALTSPKKAIGLVQSVERLSSLILQLEGVVAKLTAASIEKDARLQQLEDKIEQLLQK from the exons ATGAG TGGCAAGTTTGTTCGTGCTTCAAAATATAGACACGTATTTGGCCAAGCAGCTAAAAAGGAATTGTATTATGAGAACTTGAAGGTTACTATCAATGCTTGGGACTCAAATTTAATTAAAACGAATGGTAAATATATTTCAGTTAATTGGAAAGCATCTGGAGGTGGTGCCTTTGCTGTTATTCCAGTAGAAGAAGTAGGTAAGGCACCTGACCAAATTCCTCTTTTTAGAGGTCATAAAGCTCATATATTGGACACTGATTTTGATCCATTTAATGAGCAAATAATTGCTTCGGGGTCTGATGACGGAAAGATTGGCATATGGAAGATCCCTGAAAATTATTCTTTTCACAGTTACTACGATGAAGATGGAAATATTAAGGATATTTCACCAGTTAAATTCTTGCTTGGGCATACTAGAAAGGTTGGTCATGTTTTGTTTCATCCAACAGCAAGTAATATACTGGCGTCTTCTTCATTGGATTACACGGTTCGCATATGGAATGTGGAAACAGGAGAAAATGTCATTACTTTGATGCATCCAGATATGGTGACATCCATGACCTTTAGCTATAACGGCGACTATTTGGCAACGGTGTGTCGAGACAAAATATTGAGAGTTTGGGACATTAGAAGAGCCGAGGTTATCAGTGAAGGCCAGGGGCATACTGGCCCTAAAAATCAGCGGATTGTATGGTTAGGTGACTCCGGTAGGTTGGCGACAACTGGGTTTTCCAAATTGAGTGACCGTCAGATAGCTATTTGGGATGCATTTAACTTAGAAGAAGGCAATTTGGGCGGCTTTTATAATGTGGATCAGTCGTCCGGTATTTTGATGCCTTTTTATGACGATTCAAACAAAATCTTGTACGTTGCGGGCAAAGGTGATGGTAACATTCGCTACTACGAATTCCAAGACGACGAGTTGTTTGAACTTTCAGAGTACCAGTCCGTTGATCCCCAACGAGGGTTTGCCGTTGCCCCTAAAAAATGCGTGAACGTGAAAGATAACGAAGTAGTAAGAGCATATAAGACAGTCCGTGACCACTGTATCGAACCCATTTCATTTGTTGTACCTCGCAAGGCCGAGGTTTTCCAAGATGATATATATCCCGATGCTCCTTCAGGAGTGCCAGCTTTAACTGCCGAGGAATGGTTGGATGGTAAATCAGTTGAAGGACCTGTCCTTTTTAGTGTAAAAGCGTTGTATGATGGATTTCAACCAACAGAAACTGGCTTACAGAAGAGAAATACCGGCTCCAGTGTTGCAAGAAGTATCAGTATGAACGTACCTAGGTCAACATCTCAATCTCCTCAAAAACTAATAATAAAAGAACCTAAGTCCTCTCCAGTATATTCCTCACATAAAGCCAAAAGGTCGTTGGATAATGCTCTGAAAAACAACCAAAATGTCGACAAAATATTACAGAAGGCGTGTGATTTCGACGAACTCAACAGAGCTGAAAATCCAGCTAAAGATACGTCTGGCTGGGAGAGTGATGACGAAAAGTGCTTATCCCCAAGATTATCTGAAAACGCGGTTAATCTAGAGCCTGTGATGGAAAAGAGTGCTTCTCTGTCTCCGGTTCTCACTATTGAGAAAAAAAACTCTATACGTCGTACTCCTTCGGTTTCGCCTAAAAAAAGTGCGGAACTAAGCCCAAAGAAAGACCTGCAAAAGCTCGAACAAAGCCCTACACGTGAATCTCCAACCAGCAATTCACATTCTGCTTTAACTTCACCAAAAAAGGCCATCGGTCTAGTGCAATCGGTCGAAAGACTATCTTCCTTAATTTTACAGTTAGAGGGTGTTGTCGCTAAACTAACTGCGGCATCTATAGAAAAGGATGCACGTTTGCAACAACTAGAAGACAAAATTGAGCAACTATTGCAGAAGTAA
- the MAG2 gene encoding RING-type E3 ubiquitin transferase MAG2 (Syntenic homolog of Ashbya gossypii AER113W; Syntenic homolog of Saccharomyces cerevisiae YLR427W (MAG2)): MSEKVNNSGSNDKGVEVQQRKSKMKLTKTNRPRRGNRGFTRAPGREKSRGTDDGRSGRITGLGEDEDDLESRIQNELHNGSLKFKGKKAQISINHLLDFPTSEPQRYERASSAPSFRRRKQETADIHMNLHGDAFVNVNYRFLVDDRYEYQEQRVDPNVPLPAERIRRVLIPKGQLCPICLTEDLIAPRMVTCGHVFCLTCLLQFFEAEPTPVKKPAESMQYVKKSKFKECPLCSSNIRRGNYRPVLLVDTFESAERPAVGKKVQLKLLCRPHGSVFALPVDMHVDPDSIGPFPPASIPELSPYAKIRKCSVDYAIRLYKDDIDSINFQYEVDKAIYNDDGSFVFKAIENINKEIQDCKDQKSQLPLPDLESLSISSGKLDSYSDSNAYFYYQTAFNSSTKFFLSKLDISVLKTAFQNYSNFPQVLEATVENVHYGTVVTESSIQKHKYFSHLPLGTDIAFIDLDWRNNELLPTHAFEKHSAELSQRRRQQKMRRAREDKQRERYQAELERNQVEFYQRENGNYIEPSLVIQSNISVSLQDKDLSISEPESGSSQRTLLQSTVWGTKIRVPEEPPTEEDLAFEQMLLEMQQQSAQKNKSKKKNKQNLLQMLSTNHGRGA, encoded by the coding sequence ATGAGTGAAAAGGTTAATAATTCTGGCAGTAATGACAAGGGAGTTGAGGTGCAACAGCGGAAAAGCAAGATGAAATTGACGAAAACTAATCGTCCAAGGCGTGGTAATAGGGGATTCACGAGGGCTCCAGGTCGTGAGAAGAGTCGTGGGACAGACGATGGGAGGTCTGGGAGGATTACTGGTTTAGgagaagatgaagatgacCTTGAATCGCGGATCCAGAATGAGCTCCACAACGGGTCATTGAAGTTCAAAGGGAAGAAGGCTCAGATTTCGATCAACCATTTGTTGGACTTCCCAACCTCCGAACCACAGCGCTACGAACGGGCTTCTTCGGCGCCTTCCTTTAGAAGACGCAAACAGGAGACAGCAGACATACACATGAATTTGCACGGAGATGCCTTTGTGAACGTGAATTATAGGTTTTTAGTAGATGATAGATATGAATACCAAGAGCAAAGGGTGGATCCTAATGTGCCGTTGCCAGCTGAGAGGATACGGAGAGTTTTAATACCCAAAGGACAACTATGCCCGATATGCCTCACAGAAGACCTAATTGCGCCACGGATGGTTACTTGCGGGCACGTGTTCTGCCTGACATGCCTGCTGCAGTTCTTTGAGGCGGAGCCTACCCCAGTCAAGAAACCAGCGGAGAGTATGCAGTATGTTAAGAAGTCCAAGTTTAAAGAATGCCCGCTATGTAGCAGTAACATCAGGCGCGGCAACTACCGACCAGTGCTTCTCGTGGATACATTTGAGAGCGCTGAAAGACCAGCAGTTGGGAAAAAGGTTCAGCTGAAGCTGCTATGTCGGCCGCACGGCTCAGTTTTTGCCCTGCCTGTTGATATGCACGTGGACCCTGATTCAATTGGCCCATTTCCACCTGCTTCAATCCCAGAACTATCGCCCTACGCAAAGATTAGAAAATGTAGTGTCGATTACGCAATAAGACTTTACAAAGACGATATTGACAGTATCAACTTCCAATATGAGGTAGACAAGGCTATCTACAACGATGACGGCAGTTTTGTCTTTAAAGCGATCgaaaatatcaacaaagAAATCCAAGATTGCAAAGACCAGAAGAGCCAATTGCCTTTGCCTGACTTAGAATCCCTTTCCATCTCTAGTGGAAAACTAGACTCCTATTCCGACTCCAATGCCTACTTCTACTACCAGACAGCGTTCAATTCCTCCACCAAGTTCTTCCTCTCCAAACTCGACATCTCTGTTCTTAAAACAGCATTCCAAAACTACAGCAACTTTCCCCAAGTCCTTGAAGCGACTGTGGAAAATGTACATTACGGCACTGTCGTTACCGAGTCGTCCATACAGAAACATAAGTATTTCTCTCATCTCCCACTCGGTACAGACATCGCGTTTATTGACCTCGATTGGCGGAATAACGAGCTCCTCCCAACTCACGCTTTTGAGAAGCATTCTGCAGAACTCAGCCAACGCCGCCGCCAGCAAAAGATGCGTCGTGCTAGGGAAGATAAGCAACGTGAGCGGTACCAAGCAGAGCTTGAACGCAACCAGGTCGAATTCTACCAACGTGAAAATGGTAACTATATTGAACCATCTCTAGTCATCCAGTCAAATATATCAGTTAGTCTCCAGGACAAAGACCTAAGCATTTCTGAACCAGAGTCGGGTTCTTCCCAAAGAACATTATTGCAAAGTACCGTCTGGGGGACAAAGATCAGGGTACCCGAAGAACCCCCTACGGAAGAAGACCTTGCATTTGAACAAATGTTACTGGAAATGCAACAGCAGAGCGCACAAAAGAAcaagagcaagaagaagaacaagcAGAACTTGCTTCAAATGCTCAGTACTAACCACGGACGAGGCGCTTGA
- the SPC2 gene encoding signal peptidase complex subunit SPC2 (Syntenic homolog of Ashbya gossypii AER112C; Syntenic homolog of Saccharomyces cerevisiae YML055W (SPC2)) — protein MNKQVNVYAIPDLHTAIDEALPSVFSRLGYNDNYRLIDMKLAIGYSIAAVAGISFILDRKFKWEEVLIYQKFLVGLYAILSAIFWVFMNFVERGVVYQGDNNEESIIIKTEFKKNEPICEVTFIDGNGKEMVSNLAAVNVFNEYGYLQFNALFSWFEEQVKLLKSKKE, from the coding sequence ATGAATAAGCAAGTGAATGTGTATGCTATCCCAGACCTTCATACAGCAATCGATGAAGCCTTACCAAGTGTTTTCTCTAGGCTAGGTTATAATGATAACTATAGGTTGATCGATATGAAACTGGCAATCGGTTATTCCATTGCAGCAGTCGCAGGCATTAGCTTCATTTTAGATAGGAAGTTCAAGTGGGAGGAGGTGTTAATATATCAGAAGTTCTTAGTTGGTCTGTATGCTATATTATCAGCAATCTTCTGGGTGTTTATGAACTTCGTAGAACGTGGTGTTGTTTACCAGGGCGATAATAATGAGGAAAGTATTATTATAAAGACTGAATTCAAGAAAAATGAACCAATATGTGAAGTTACCTTCATAGATGGTAATGGGAAAGAGATGGTTTCAAACTTGGCGGCTGTTAATGTATTCAATGAGTATGGATATCTTCAATTCAACGCCTTGTTCAGCTGGTTCGAAGAACAGGTGAAGTTGTTGAAGAGTAAGAAGGAATGA
- the TDA5 gene encoding Tda5p (Syntenic homolog of Ashbya gossypii AER111W; Syntenic homolog of Saccharomyces cerevisiae YLR426W (TDA5); 1-intron in Ashbya gossypii) → MDTSMLRCSMTTHGYKKLRSPVANDIQQVQQQLRITMNFDIIYDALIAPILRYPILVYWIASYKLNIENNVIGNTLLIYSLLVNLFLKLNNRLKTSGPWTPIGNIPNATCVLTGGSKGLGKCILENLIAQFPNLTIIMVDVVYPEFKHKRIHFYHTDLSKPDEVEALLDIIKEKYGQIDLLINCAGTRLKYAGLAATNKDEIKDLFQVNVFSPVRLIQELAPRDTTKQFYLVNVGSVLGIFAPAKISSYAGTKSALRAFHESWTYELQAEGYESIRTLLVIPGQLNSSLFQGFEPPRQFFAPVVDCDKLARKIVKSCKIGLRGEICAPNYAYILNVVASMPYTIFYIARRLIKMDTCLPTEGD, encoded by the exons ATGGATACGAGTATGTTGAGATGTTCGATGACAACACACGGCTATAAAAAATTACGAAGTCCTGTTGCAAACGACATTCAACAAGTGCAACAGCAGTTACGCATCACAATGAACTTTGACATAATCTATGACGCTTTGATTGCCCCGATTCTCAGGTATCCTATACTGGTTTACTGGATTGCATCGTA TAAACTAAACATAGAAAACAATGTTATCGGCAATACATTGCTAATATACAGCTTGTTAGTCAACCTATTCCTAAAGCTTAACAACAGGTTGAAAACAAGCGGGCCTTGGACTCCAATAGGTAACATCCCGAATGCAACCTGCGTTTTAACTGGCGGTTCTAAGGGCCTCGGAAAATGCATTCTTGAGAATTTAATAGCGCAATTCCCAAACCTTACTATTATCATGGTTGATGTTGTATATCCTGAGTTCAAGCATAAACGTATACACTTTTATCACACAGACTTGTCCAAGCCTGATGAAGTTGAAGCTCTATTGGACATAATCAAGGAAAAATATGGACAAATTGACTTGCTGATCAACTGTGCCGGGACGAGGTTGAAATATGCAGGGCTAGCTGCCACCAACAAGGATGAGATCAAGGATCTATTCCAGGTTAATGTGTTTTCTCCTGTCAGACTAATCCAAGAATTGGCTCCTCGTGACACTACAAAACAGTTCTACTTGGTTAACGTAGGCAGTGTCTTGGGAATATTTGCTCCCGCTAAAATAAGCAGTTATGCGGGAACTAAATCGGCCTTACGTGCCTTTCACGAATCATGGACTTACGAATTGCAGGCTGAAGGCTATGAAAGCATAAGAACACTACTAGTTATACCGGGTCAGTTAAACTCGAGCCTGTTCCAAGGATTCGAACCGCCAAGACAATTCTTCGCTCCAGTTGTTGACTGCGATAAATTAGCAAGAAAGATTGTAAAAAGCTGCAAAATCGGTCTGAGGGGCGAGATATGCGCACCCAACTACGCTTATATTTTGAATGTAGTTGCCAGTATGCCTTATACTATATTTTATATAGCTCGTCGCCTCATTAAAATGGACACTTGTCTACCTACTGAGGGTGATTGA
- the TUS1 gene encoding Rho family guanine nucleotide exchange factor TUS1 (Syntenic homolog of Ashbya gossypii AER110W; Syntenic homolog of Saccharomyces cerevisiae YLR425W (TUS1)) yields the protein MGSSRSSWDNNEQEYRPNLPQLPPLLTRNLSSNGHQTRTGWKPSTDEEVPLSQTSSQGPWSENGRFKRPIISPFSPENGVGTFQSLEHSSSVSCTSKDDSLKVDSINSTGESSRTRRKSMVKVYPTESDEELPIPTTPEGPQSSVFGLTSSTTPVIYNSPFVGDTSSEFMKAINHHHHTDSAGSFSTPVSADDTFEDLLPPQLPARSGAGFDWQLPSWKSSFEDVANISVLGTPPPLHPQHPNRLRKHSDNTITGSISSYYSNSNYAFNGYRRQGSFGSVSKGIPLEHAPNVIAPTQLFSIDLLDEKKLYQCYCVYKLSDIYEWLLKIYFEWFTEYIFDKIEFIQLVQLLLEFQLPTNYEQDVIDKNVDRIIASLVQQGAVRFESNLEPLAGEYTVIVSGLDIRGIFTEILPCYSYDHKRDMVTDQLYSCHCNSCPLQLANRKRRGIQLSDVINKSVGLWTDYWNLTEEDLADINPKEIMRQSFIFDLIILEERTLNMANAAIEIYGKRFYSDLLPDDKNIKALAFDIFHPLIELHKDFLLAPIFSKLESKGKFIDGVGRIYYKWCHEAVTPYLQYAESMATVHEVINWEKSHNTKFADWLKEVDESPEVTRTKLYHDVVFFGGFFKSLQNIPVTLRSILKVTDPSIDDYEHLEMAITEIEKLNALVDKTHGEAVDQRKLNRLSRQLIVGSSSTTVSYVNISSEGNEYSLAKEKLNLKLTEKTRKLLKEGVVFKKRELWLDPLPTYVILLDNYFLITEIVIKGYDKKYKLYERPIPIDYLSLETKNDFASPAKTSPDKESALNTDMQNMQLNMHPRSSSSSGKVATSNNGSNNLPMSKSLSKLPVINNSEAADDISYSFKVRNTATNESFSFLLPTAEERDAWKTAIVESVRRHTSSNDRQIFKLSFLTDLFCYDERQAPTNLHVAPEGSVIDLALKSHQSSEHSSDSLIMADVNCCCTFNTVSRSYVLCGSNRGLFVATSDKTTVWKLILTLPKITQLEINEKLNLLFVLSDRKLCYFSLPNIIGAFHDSTYLPQGKLAGILLRDKVTFFRVAEDFCNFRQIFYERKGKIVILTPELDKITSRFRFFKFYKEFKIPANNTALLSSEIEDIVIFKMSFMVCTSKGVILFNDSFNDEGIVLPSMLNDPEMMNPTINLSSNPFKSERATGSKKDSSKLRMAEYVRRDIISNKTKPITCFQLSQNDFILVFDEAVIRLNRNGEIPKWKEDILVLDFYCTSAAMNNEFLILIGENLIQIYDFNYTGNIVNNTLSNLAPVQIIKGKRIRLLSSKKDNNAVIVLSHPNIQGRQLILAFGLAS from the coding sequence ATGGGGTCTAGTAGATCATCATGGGATAATAATGAACAGGAATACAGACCTAATCTCCCTCAGCTGCCACCGCTATTGACTAGAAACCTTTCTTCTAATGGTCACCAGACACGAACAGGATGGAAACCTAGTACTGATGAGGAAGTACCTTTATCACAAACTTCAAGCCAAGGGCCGTGGAGCGAGAATGGGAGGTTTAAGAGGCCGATAATATCACCATTTAGTCCTGAAAATGGAGTTGGGACTTTTCAGTCGCTTGAACACTCGTCTTCTGTGAGCTGTACTAGTAAGGATGACTCCCTTAAGGTTGATTCTATAAACTCTACGGGAGAATCATCCCGAACAAGGCGTAAAAGTATGGTGAAAGTATATCCTACTGAATCTGATGAAGAATTACCTATACCTACAACACCTGAAGGACCTCAGTCTAGCGTTTTTGGGTTGACAAGTAGCACTACGCCGGTAATATACAATTCTCCGTTTGTTGGCGATACTTCTTCAGAATTCATGAAAGCAATtaatcatcatcatcatacAGACAGCGCTGGTAGTTTTAGCACACCTGTAAGTGCTGATGATACTTTTGAAGACTTGTTGCCTCCACAGCTCCCTGCTCGTAGTGGCGCTGGATTTGATTGGCAACTGCCGTCGTGGAAATCGTCCTTTGAGGACGTAGCAAATATCTCTGTACTTGGAACCCCACCACCTTTGCATCCCCAGCATCCTAACAGGTTGCGTAAACATAGCGATAACACTATTACGGGCAGCATTAGCAGTTACTACTCCAATTCAAACTATGCTTTCAATGGGTATCGTAGACAAGGAAGTTTTGGCTCTGTCAGCAAGGGTATCCCATTAGAGCATGCACCCAATGTTATTGCACCTACACAGCTCTTTAGCATTGATCTCCTTGATGAAAAAAAGCTTTATCAGTGCTATTGTGTGTACAAATTGTCGGATATTTATGAATGGCTGCTCAAAATCTACTTTGAGTGGTTTACAGAATACATTTTTGACAAGATAGAGTTTATTCAACTGGTTCAGCTGCTCCTAGAGTTCCAACTGCCTACCAACTATGAACAAGACGTGATAGATAAAAACGTTGATCGTATTATTGCGTCCCTAGTACAGCAGGGTGCGGTTAGGTTTGAATCAAACCTGGAACCACTGGCAGGAGAGTATACCGTTATTGTTTCTGGGCTTGATATTAGAGGAATTTTTACCGAAATTTTACCATGCTACTCTTACGACCACAAGAGAGATATGGTAACGGATCAGCTTTACTCATGCCACTGTAATAGTTGTCCCTTGCAGTTAGCGAATAGAAAGCGCCGTGGCATCCAATTGTCAGATGTAATAAACAAGTCCGTCGGGTTATGGACCGATTATTGGAACTTAACTGAGGAGGATTTAGCCGATATTAATCCTAAGGAAATAATGAGACAAAGTTTCATATTTGATCTGATAATTTTAGAAGAGCGTACTCTAAATATGGCAAATGCTGCTATTGAGATATACGGGAAGAGATTCTATTCGGACTTGTTACCAGATGACAAGAATATTAAGGCCCTAGCATTTGATATCTTTCACCCTCTTATTGAACTACACAAGGATTTTTTATTGGCACCGATATTCTCGAAGCTTGAATCTAAAGGTAAATTCATAGACGGCGTTGGTCGCATATATTACAAATGGTGTCATGAGGCAGTGACTCCTTATTTACAATACGCAGAATCAATGGCAACGGTGCACGAGGTTATCAACTGGGAAAAAAGTCACAACACTAAGTTTGCCGATTGGTTGAAGGAGGTGGACGAGTCTCCTGAAGTTACAAGAACTAAGCTTTATCATGACGTGGTTTTCTTTGGAGGTTTTTTCAAATCCCTTCAAAATATTCCCGTGACTCTTAGGTCTATCCTGAAAGTGACGGACCCATCAATAGACGATTATGAGCATTTAGAAATGGCGATAACAGAAATAGAGAAGCTAAATGCACTCGTGGATAAAACGCATGGCGAAGCAGTGGACCAAAGAAAGTTAAACAGGTTATCAAGACAGCTAATAGTCGGTAGTAGCAGCACCACAGTAAGCTATGTCAATATAAGCTCAGAAGGGAACGAATATTCTTTAGCCAAGGAAAAATTGAATTTGAAGTTAACTGAGAAAACTAGAAAGCTCTTAAAAGAAGGCGTCGTTTTCAAAAAGAGAGAACTATGGCTCGATCCATTACCAACATACGTGATTTTATTGGATAATTATTTCCTAATAACGGAGATTGTAATTAAAGGATATGACAAGAAATATAAGCTCTATGAAAGACCTATTCCAATTGATTATTTGAGTTTAGAAACTAAAAATGATTTTGCTTCTCCTGCCAAAACATCTCCTGATAAGGAATCTGCATTGAACACTGATATGCAAAATATGCAGCTGAATATGCATCCCCGttcatcatcgtcatcgGGAAAAGTAGCAACAAGCAATAATGGTTCGAATAATCTGCCAATGTCCAAGTCATTAAGCAAATTACCGGTCATCAATAATTCCGAAGCAGCTGACGATATTTCTTACTCATTCAAGGTTCGGAATACTGCAACAAATGAATCATTCAGCTTTTTGTTACCGACGGCGGAAGAACGAGATGCCTGGAAAACTGCTATTGTGGAGAGTGTTAGGCGCCATACTAGTAGTAATGACCGCCAAATCTTTAAGTTATCGTTTCTTACAGATTTATTTTGTTATGACGAAAGACAAGCGCCTACAAATTTGCATGTTGCCCCAGAAGGTTCTGTTATTGATTTAGCGCTTAAGTCGCATCAGTCTTCGGAACACAGTTCTGATTCTCTAATAATGGCAGACGTCAATTGCTGCTGTACATTTAACACTGTATCTCGGTCATATGTACTGTGTGGATCTAATCGTGGCTTATTTGTCGCTACTTCTGATAAAACCACAGTTTGGAAGTTAATATTAACATTACCGAAAATAACACAGTTGGAAATTAATGAGAAACTAAATCTGCTGTTTGTACTCAGTGACAGGAAGTTGTGTTACTTCAGTCTTCCAAACATCATCGGCGCTTTTCATGATTCTACGTATTTGCCCCAAGGCAAATTAGCTGGAATACTCTTGCGTGATAAAGTGACCTTCTTCCGTGTGGCTGAGGATTTTTGCAACTTCAGACAAATATTTTACGAGAGGAAGGGCAAGATTGTTATTCTAACTCCAGAATTGGATAAAATTACATCGAGATTCAGGTTTTTCAAGTTTTATAAGGAGTTCAAGATTCCAGCCAACAATACAGCCCTATTGTCTTCGGAAATAGAGGATATCGTGATTTTTAAAATGAGCTTTATGGTCTGCACTTCGAAGGGCGTTATTTTGTTTAATGACTCGTTTAATGACGAGGGGATCGTACTGCCAAGTATGCTAAACGACCCCGAAATGATGAACCCAACCATAAACTTATCCAGTAATCCATTCAAATCCGAACGTGCTACAGGCTCCAAGAAGGATTCTTCAAAACTTCGGATGGCGGAGTATGTCAGGCGAGATATAATTTCCAACAAAACGAAACCTATCACATGCTTTCAGCTGAGTCAGAACGACTTTATCTTGGTATTCGATGAGGCTGTCATCCGTCTCAACCGTAATGGAGAAATTCCAAAATGGAAAGAGGATATATTGGTCCTTGACTTTTACTGTACAAGTGCCGCCATGAATAATGAATTCTTAATACTGATAGGCGAAAACCTAATTCAAATATATGACTTCAACTACACAGGGAATATTGTCAATAACACTCTAAGCAATTTGGCACCTGTCCAAATCATAAAGGGCAAGCGAATAAGGCTTTTATCCTCTAAGAAGGATAACAACGCTGTTATAGTTCTAAGCCATCCAAATATACAAGGGCGTCAACTTATATTAGCATTTGGTCTAGCAAGTTAG
- the YKT6 gene encoding palmitoyltransferase YKT6 (Syntenic homolog of Ashbya gossypii AER109W; Syntenic homolog of Saccharomyces cerevisiae YKL196C (YKT6)), with amino-acid sequence MKIYCISVLRNSSAKTLELCSAKDLSQFGFFERKGISQFMTFFSETVAGRTPAGQRQSIEEGNYVGHVYSRAEGICGVMITDKEYPVRPAYTLLNKVLDEYLVAHPPLEWKEIDQTGENLKLPELEIYLQKYQDPSQADSIMRVQQELDETKIVLHKTIESVLQRGEKLDNLVDKSESLSASSRMFYKQAKKTNSCCIIM; translated from the coding sequence ATGAAGATCTACTGTATTTCTGTTCTAAGGAACAGTAGCGCGAAAACACTGGAATTATGCAGTGCAAAGGACTTGTCACAGTTCGGCTTCTTTGAAAGGAAGGGAATCTCCCAATTCATGACGTTCTTCAGTGAAACGGTTGCTGGCAGAACTCCCGCAGGCCAAAGGCAGAGTATTGAGGAGGGGAATTATGTTGGCCACGTATACAGCAGAGCAGAGGGCATTTGTGGCGTTATGATCACAGATAAAGAGTATCCGGTCAGACCAGCCTACACATTGTTGAATAAGGTCTTGGACGAGTACCTTGTAGCGCATCCACCTTTGGAGTGGAAGGAAATTGATCAAACCGGTGAGAATTTGAAATTACCTGAGTTGGAAATATACTTGCAAAAATACCAGGATCCTAGTCAAGCGGACTCAATAATGCGTGTGCAGCAGGAACTTGACGAAACCAAGATTGTGCTTCACAAGACAATCGAGTCTGTGCTACAAAGGGGGGAGAAGTTGGACAATTTGGTTGATAAATCCGAGTCGCTCTCTGCGTCTTCCAGGATGTTTTATAAACAGGCTAAAAAGACCAATTCGTGCTGTATTATAATGTGA